A single window of Jaculus jaculus isolate mJacJac1 chromosome 14, mJacJac1.mat.Y.cur, whole genome shotgun sequence DNA harbors:
- the Irgc gene encoding interferon-inducible GTPase 5 codes for MASKYPAVSGEEETTILMTKEELEALRTAFESGDIPQAASRLRELLANSDGSRLEVGITGELGAGKSSLINALRGLGAEDPGAALTGVVETTMQPSPYPHPQFPDVTLWDLPGAGSLGCSADKYLKQVDFGHYDFFLLVSPRCCGAVETRLATEILRQGKKFYFIRTKVDEDLAATRSQRPSGFSEAAVLQEIRDHCMDQLRATGMTDPRVFLVSNFSPTLYDFPMLVSTWEHDLPAHRRHAGLLSLPDISLEALQKKKDMLQEQVLKTALVSGVIQALPVPGLAAAYDDALLIRSLRGYHRSFGLDDDSLAKLAEQVGKQAGDLRSVIRSPLANEVSPETVLRLYSQSSDGAMRVARAFERGIPVFGTLVAGAISFGTVYTMLQGCLNEMAEDAQRVRIKALEEEVPQAEVSLEAAGGDNSVEKRGPGEVGGEEAPLSARQKLGLFLKYILESWKKRDLAEEK; via the coding sequence ATGGCTTCCAAGTACCCGGCGGTGTCTGGGGAAGAAGAGACCACCATTCTCATGACCAAGgaagagctggaggccctgcgcacGGCCTTTGAGTCTGGCGACATCCCCCAGGCCGCCTCTCGCCTCCGGGAGCTGCTGGCCAACTCCGATGGCAGCCGGCTGGAGGTGGGCATCACGGGCGAACTGGGGGCCGGCAAGTCATCCCTCATCAATGCTCTGCGAGGCCTGGGGGCCGAGGACCCCGGCGCGGCTCTCACGGGGGTCGTAGAGACCACGATGCAACCATCGCCTTATCCACACCCCCAGTTTCCCGACGTGACCCTGTGGGACCTGCCGGGGGCCGGTTCCCTGGGGTGCTCGGCGGACAAGTACCTCAAGCAGGTGGACTTCGGCCACTATGACTTCTTCTTGCTGGTGTCGCCCCGTTGCTGCGGGGCCGTGGAGACCCGCCTGGCCACGGAGATCCTGCGCCAGGGCAAGAAGTTCTATTTCATCCGGACCAAGGTGGACGAGGACCTGGCGGCCACCCGTAGCCAGCGGCCCTCGGGCTTCAGCGAGGCGGCCGTCCTGCAAGAGATCCGGGATCACTGCATGGATCAGCTGCGGGCCACCGGCATGACCGACCCCCGCGTCTTCCTCGTGTCCAACTTCTCGCCCACCCTCTACGACTTCCCGATGCTCGTGTCCACCTGGGAGCATGACCTGCCTGCCCACCGACGCCACGCAGGCCTGCTGTCGCTGCCCGACATCTCCCTGGAGGCCCTGCAGAAAAAGAAGGACATGTTGCAGGAACAGGTGCTGAAGACGGCCTTGGTGTCTGGGGTCATCCAGGCCCTGCCTGTCCCAGGGCTCGCCGCCGCCTACGACGACGCCCTGCTCATCCGCTCCCTGCGTGGCTACCACCGGAGCTTCGGTCTGGACGATGACTCCTTGGCCAAGCTGGCCGAGCAGGTGGGCAAGCAGGCAGGTGACCTGCGCTCGGTCATCCGCTCTCCGCTGGCCAACGAGGTCTCGCCCGAGACCGTCCTCCGACTCTACTCTCAGTCCTCCGACGGGGCCATGCGGGTGGCCCGGGCCTTCGAGAGGGGCATCCCCGTGTTCGGCACGCTGGTGGCTGGCGCCATCAGCTTCGGCACGGTCTACACCATGCTCCAAGGCTGCCTCAACGAGATGGCCGAGGACGCCCAGCGCGTCCGCATCAAGGCCCTGGAGGAGGAGGTGCCCCAGGCTGAGGTCAGCTTGGAGGCGGCTGGGGGTGACAATAGCGTGGAGAAACGGGGACCCGGGGAGGTAGGTGGTGAGGAAGCCCCGCTCTCGGCCCGCCAGAAGCttggcctctttctcaaatacatccTCGAGAGCTGGAAGAAGCGTGACTTGgcagaagagaaataa